The following coding sequences are from one Corticium candelabrum chromosome 20, ooCorCand1.1, whole genome shotgun sequence window:
- the LOC134195710 gene encoding uncharacterized protein LOC134195710 — translation MAPIQLFISLVFLYCSVRHVSTSPSIRAVDGSGSSEASFGITKATSGEDSVSLLGQGESGVGEPEQDTAAAGGEHKTTGIMKKTTSAPDKVEKDGSGHDTKDPNEANISVIYYKHSIDHEASLGASGAAPVNNHPISMLGEGESGVGESEQHTAAATGKHNTAESRIDAAAPDDQEINGSGYATVNITYYKQSNDHEVIKSEIHKVSCKSERRKAIRYCIGNHDQPTCKKSSQCQTKARCLVKFIRSPKHLTQKVSPLEFDNLIKEFCEIINPNREKTVFQHKPRF, via the exons ATGGCTCCCATTCAACTTTTCATTTCTCTCGTGTTCCTCTATTGTTCCGTTCGCCACGTTTCCACTTCGCCATCCATAAGAGCGGTTGATG GATCAGGAAGCAGTGAAGCAAGCTTTGGAATAACTAAAGCTACATCTGGCGAAGACTCCGTGAGCTTGCTCGGACAAGGTGAGTCTGGAGTAGGTGAGCCCGAGCAAGACACAGCCGCCGCCGGAGGAGAACACAAAACAACTGGAATCATGAAAAAAACAACTAGCGCTCCAGATAAAGTGGAAAAGGATGGATCTGGGCATGATACAAAAGATCCTAATGAAGCCAATATTAGTGTCATTTACTACAAGCATTCCATTGACCATGAGGCAAGCCTTGGTGCATCTGGTGCAGCTCCGGTTAATAACCATCCCATAAGCATGCTTGGAGAAGGTGAGTCCGGAGTAGGTGAATCTGAGCAACACACAGCAGCTGCCACAGGAAAGCACAACACAGCTGAATCCAGGATTGACGCAGCTGCTCCTGATGACCAAGAAATAAATGGATCTGGGTATGCTACAGTAAACATCACTTATTACAAGCAATCCAATGACCATGAAGTCATCAAATCAGAAATCCACAAAGTAAGCTGCAAATCGGAAAGAAGGAAGGCGATCCGCTACTGTATTGGCAACCATGATCAGCCAACTTGCAAGAAGAGCAGCCAGTGTCAAACAAAAGCTAGATGTCTGGTCAAGTTCATCAGATCTCCAAAACATCTCACACAAAAAGTAAGCCCACTAGAATTTGACAACCTGATCAAGGAGTTCTGCGAGATAATAAATCCAAACCGTGAAAAGACTGTATTCCAGCACAAGCCAAGATTCTGA